Proteins encoded within one genomic window of Lampris incognitus isolate fLamInc1 chromosome 1, fLamInc1.hap2, whole genome shotgun sequence:
- the rab35b gene encoding ras-related protein Rab-35b, with protein sequence MARDYDYLFKLLIIGDSGVGKSSLLLRFADNTFSGSYITTIGVDFKIRTVEINGEKVKLQIWDTAGQERFRTITSTYYRGTHGVIVVYDVTSAESFVNVKRWLHEINQNCDDVCRILVGNKNDDPNSKVVETTDAQKFAEQMGINLFETSAKENINVEEMFNCITELVLRAKKEVLAKQQQQQQNDVVKLTKNSKRKKKCC encoded by the exons ATGGCCAGGGACTACGATTACCTCTTCAAGCTGCTCATCATCGGTGACAGCG GGGTGGGAAAGAGCAGTCTCCTCTTGCGATTTGCAGATAACACATTTTCAG GTAGCTATATAACCACAATTGGAGTGGACTTTAAGATTCGGACAGTGGAGATCAATGGGGAGAAAGTGAAGCTACAGATCTGGGATACAGCAGGACAGGAGCGCTTCCGCACTATCACCTCCAC ATATTACCGGGGAACGCATGGGGTCATAGTGGTGTATGATGTCACGAGTGCGGAGTCTTTCGTTAATGTGAAACGATGGCTACATGAAATAAACCAGAACTGTGACGACGTGTGTCGAATATTAG TGGGAAACAAGAACGACGACCCCAACTCCAAGGTGGTTGAGACAACCGACGCACAAAAGTTTGCAGAGCAGATGGGCATCAACTTGTTTGAGACGAGTGCAAAGGAGAACATCAACGTTGAAGAG ATGTTTAACTGCATCACGGAGCTTGTCCTAAGAGCCAAGAAGGAGGTGCTGGccaagcaacagcagcagcaacagaatGACGTGGTCAAACTCACCAAGAACAGTAAACGAAAGAAAAAGTGCTGCTAG